The proteins below are encoded in one region of Deltaproteobacteria bacterium:
- a CDS encoding DEAD/DEAH box helicase family protein → MNPAVNTIANRLSLRPPQRTSLEILARICDIIPLEKGADVAQAIKAIQSEFSTVTDFERDFPSLCFALATGVGKTRLMGAFISYLHKAEGIRHFFVLAPNLTIYNKLIAD, encoded by the coding sequence CAACCGCTTGAGCCTCCGCCCCCCGCAGCGGACCTCGCTGGAGATCCTCGCGCGCATCTGCGACATCATCCCGCTGGAAAAGGGCGCGGACGTCGCCCAGGCCATCAAGGCCATTCAGTCGGAATTCTCGACGGTCACGGATTTCGAGCGGGACTTCCCTTCCCTCTGCTTCGCCCTGGCGACTGGCGTGGGCAAGACGCGGCTCATGGGCGCGTTCATCTCCTACCTCCACAAGGCCGAGGGCATTCGCCACTTCTTCGTCCTCGCCCCGAACCTGACCATCTACAACAAGCTGATCGCGGACT